One Desulfuromonas thiophila genomic window carries:
- the ilvD gene encoding dihydroxy-acid dehydratase: protein MPAYRSAQSVAGRNMAGARALWQATGVKAADFGKPIIAVVNSFTQFVPGHVHLKELGQLVAREIATNGGIAKEFNTMAICDGIAMGHQGMLYSLPSRELIADTVEYMANAHCVDALVCISNCDKVTPGMLMAAMRLNLPTIFVTGGPMEAGRAELAGKMVALDLVDAMVAAADARVSDTDIAVYERSSCPTCGSCSGMFTANSMNCLTEALGMSLPGNGTLVATHADRRGLFVTAAQRIVELTRRYYEAGDVRVLPRSIATFEAFENAMRLDIAMGGSTNTVLHLLAVAREAGVAFDMADINRLSRQTPNLCKVAPAVQHYHIEDVHRAGGIFGILGELDRAGLLHRQVMTVHSDSLGEALEHWDVRRSAEAAVQRFYCAAPGGQPCLEPFAQEQRWPSLDLDRSAGCIRDLAHAYSQDGGLAVLYGNLAPEGCIVKTAGVDASILSFSGPARIFESQEDASDGILQGQVAAGDVVIIRYEGPKGGPGMQEMLYPTSYLKSRGLGKSCALITDGRFSGGTSGLSIGHVSPEAAEGGPIALVEDGDLIEIDIPARRITLALSDAELERRRQAMTLRGPQAWRPASRQRQISAALQAYAATTTSAARGAVRDLAQLSR from the coding sequence ATGCCAGCATACCGTTCGGCGCAGTCTGTTGCCGGTCGCAACATGGCCGGGGCTCGGGCCCTGTGGCAGGCGACCGGCGTGAAGGCTGCGGATTTTGGCAAGCCCATCATCGCTGTTGTCAATTCATTTACCCAGTTTGTGCCGGGCCATGTCCATCTGAAGGAACTGGGTCAGCTGGTGGCCCGTGAAATCGCTACCAATGGTGGAATTGCTAAGGAATTCAATACAATGGCGATCTGTGACGGTATCGCCATGGGGCATCAGGGGATGCTTTACAGTTTGCCGTCGCGTGAGCTGATCGCCGATACGGTTGAATACATGGCCAATGCCCACTGTGTTGATGCTTTGGTGTGCATTTCCAACTGCGACAAGGTGACACCGGGTATGTTGATGGCCGCTATGCGTCTGAATCTGCCGACCATTTTTGTTACCGGAGGGCCTATGGAGGCCGGTCGGGCCGAACTGGCTGGCAAGATGGTGGCGCTGGACCTGGTGGATGCCATGGTGGCGGCTGCTGATGCACGGGTCAGTGATACCGATATCGCGGTTTATGAACGCAGTTCCTGTCCTACCTGCGGTTCGTGTTCGGGCATGTTTACGGCCAATTCGATGAACTGCCTGACCGAGGCCCTGGGGATGAGCTTGCCTGGCAACGGGACGCTGGTGGCCACCCATGCCGATCGGCGTGGTCTGTTTGTGACGGCGGCGCAACGTATTGTCGAACTGACCCGGCGCTACTATGAGGCCGGCGATGTCCGGGTTCTGCCGCGTTCGATTGCCACCTTTGAAGCCTTTGAGAATGCCATGCGGCTCGATATCGCCATGGGAGGGTCAACCAATACGGTGCTGCATCTGCTGGCTGTGGCGCGTGAGGCCGGCGTTGCCTTCGACATGGCGGATATCAACCGGTTGTCGCGCCAGACGCCGAACCTGTGTAAGGTGGCTCCGGCAGTACAGCACTATCACATCGAGGATGTTCATCGCGCCGGGGGCATCTTCGGCATTCTGGGCGAACTGGACCGGGCTGGCCTGCTACACCGCCAGGTCATGACGGTTCACAGTGACAGCCTGGGCGAGGCGCTGGAACACTGGGACGTGCGGCGCTCGGCGGAGGCGGCGGTGCAGCGTTTCTACTGTGCTGCTCCTGGCGGACAGCCCTGTCTGGAGCCTTTTGCCCAGGAGCAACGCTGGCCGTCGCTTGATCTTGACCGCAGCGCGGGTTGCATCCGTGATCTGGCTCATGCCTACAGCCAGGACGGTGGCCTGGCTGTTCTGTATGGCAACCTGGCACCGGAGGGTTGTATCGTCAAAACCGCAGGTGTCGATGCTTCAATCCTGAGTTTTTCCGGGCCGGCACGTATCTTTGAAAGTCAGGAAGATGCCAGCGATGGCATTCTGCAGGGGCAGGTGGCTGCCGGAGATGTGGTGATTATCCGCTACGAAGGTCCCAAGGGTGGACCAGGTATGCAGGAAATGCTTTATCCCACCAGCTATCTGAAATCACGCGGTCTGGGCAAGAGCTGTGCCCTGATTACCGACGGGCGTTTCTCTGGTGGCACCTCAGGTTTGTCCATCGGCCATGTTTCGCCCGAAGCGGCCGAAGGCGGCCCCATCGCCCTGGTTGAGGATGGTGACCTGATCGAAATTGATATTCCGGCCCGTCGTATCACGCTGGCGTTGAGCGATGCCGAACTGGAGCGCCGCCGGCAGGCAATGACCCTGCGTGGCCCGCAGGCCTGGCGGCCGGCGAGTCGCCAGCGTCAGATCAGTGCTGCCTTGCAGGCCTATGCCGCAACCACGACCAGCGCCGCGCGTGGCGCCGTGCGCGATCTTGCCCAGCTGTCCCGCTAA
- a CDS encoding YdcH family protein — protein MDANQEIISQLFENDARFRKLYEEHHILEKQLEQLNNSPYLSVEEELQKKKIQKMKLAGRDEMERMIRGLQPS, from the coding sequence ATGGATGCAAACCAGGAGATCATAAGTCAGCTGTTCGAGAACGATGCCCGCTTTCGCAAGCTTTATGAGGAGCATCATATTCTTGAAAAGCAGCTGGAACAGCTCAACAACAGCCCATATCTGTCTGTAGAAGAGGAGCTGCAGAAGAAGAAAATCCAGAAAATGAAACTCGCTGGTCGCGACGAGATGGAACGCATGATCCGGGGGCTGCAGCCGTCGTGA
- the tsaB gene encoding tRNA (adenosine(37)-N6)-threonylcarbamoyltransferase complex dimerization subunit type 1 TsaB, whose protein sequence is MTVRLAFDSSTPRASVALLQDDQVLAETRLQSVGGRHNDHLLAQAEALLACCGYAARDIDELVVVQGPGSFTGLRVGLATVQGLALSLKRPIRAVDSLRALAFQHGPCERPLCALIDARKQEVYAALYYWRPGQPLSYVTPRVLPPAQLAYQLPEDVLLLGDAARFYGEALATAGGRQCFAGLACGGPTAAAAALLVHAQPDDFALLTAACLRALYVRASDAERARQPR, encoded by the coding sequence ATGACCGTGCGGTTGGCGTTCGACAGTTCCACGCCCCGCGCCAGTGTCGCGCTGCTGCAGGATGACCAGGTGTTGGCGGAGACCCGCCTGCAGTCTGTGGGAGGGCGACATAATGATCACCTGCTGGCCCAGGCTGAAGCCTTGCTGGCCTGTTGTGGCTATGCCGCCCGTGACATTGACGAACTGGTAGTAGTGCAGGGTCCCGGTTCCTTTACCGGCCTGCGTGTTGGCTTGGCAACTGTGCAGGGGCTGGCCTTGAGCCTCAAGCGGCCGATCCGGGCGGTGGATTCCCTGCGGGCTCTGGCCTTTCAGCACGGCCCCTGTGAGCGCCCTCTCTGTGCCCTGATTGATGCGCGCAAGCAGGAGGTTTATGCTGCGCTCTATTACTGGCGGCCTGGTCAGCCACTGTCCTATGTGACTCCCCGCGTTTTGCCACCGGCGCAGCTGGCGTACCAGTTGCCTGAGGATGTGCTGCTGCTAGGCGATGCTGCCCGGTTTTATGGCGAGGCGCTGGCCACTGCCGGGGGTCGCCAGTGCTTTGCCGGCTTGGCCTGTGGCGGTCCGACTGCCGCGGCGGCGGCATTGTTGGTACATGCGCAGCCAGATGATTTTGCTCTGCTGACGGCTGCCTGTCTGCGGGCTCTCTATGTGCGTGCCAGCGACGCCGAGCGTGCCCGGCAGCCGAGGTAA